The Primulina eburnea isolate SZY01 chromosome 12, ASM2296580v1, whole genome shotgun sequence genome includes the window ATCTCCAAATGCAAGAAACGATCTTTCTCAGGTGCAAGACCATAAAGTACACAGCTTTGCTTCCTCGTAAAACGCTGGTCTGGACTTGTTTTATCTGTTCAACCTTCAAATGTCACGCTACCTAGCGCATGTTACCTCCGTCACaaatatattgattttttttttcaattatctcaaatatataatttagtttttaaaactcatttaatTTGCTTGATTTCATTAATAATCCAATTTTTATCACATTTAGTCAAATGTTTAGTTTGTACattgattaattaaatttttacataaataattaCAGTATtacatttaatattaatttttatttacatTCATTAACTATGAAACTATACTTTTTTATCACAAATTTAATCGATCAAATTGAatactatattattattattattttacattCCAACTCAATTATTCTAATAatcattcaatttttttatcacaTTCAATCTCATTTCAAGAAAAATGTCATCCATTTCTTTGAGTTGGAAATCCATGTTTTTCAGTTCCTCAATTATCATAGTTCTAACAATGTTGTCGCTGTCTCATCTTCAAGAAGCAAGTAAAGCCGGTTTAGCTAACCAGATAGCTCCAACAAGAAACTTACTTTGCTTCAACGAATTCCAGCTAACTCTTCCATGCAAGATTTCAACTTAGAATTAAGTGCTGCTATCTCTTTCTCAGCATTGTTCTTTTCCAGAACAAGATCTGCCAGTAATGATGAATCCTAAAGCCATTTGATTGTAGCAAAGGCATCGGCAAGCTTGGTAGACTGAGAATCAGCTTCTTCTCTGAGTTTCTTTATCTCATTATCCAGACCCTCCCTACCAATTCGTACCTTACTGTTTCCTTCAGAGAGCTGGGAAACATTCTCGTGTGCCTGAGACAATGCAACTTCAAGGGACCGTATAGTTTTATCAGTATCAGCAAGTTTTCTTATATGAACAGCAGTTTCTTCCCTTAATATCTGTATCTGCTCTTCTGCAAGAGTTCTACTCTCTATAGCTATGTCCCTATCATTCATGAAATGGGAAATATTGTTCTCTGCCAGGGACAAAGCATCTTCAAAAGTTCTTTTACTTGCAAACATCTCCTCAAACTTGCTTGTATGAGAAGAAGCTTCTTCTTTTTCCCTATCTAATCTCTCTTCCAGAAGTGCCTTAGAAACTGCAAGTTCTCTCTTCTCATCCAAGAGCAGAGATATATTATTTTCCGCCATTGATAAGGCGTCTTCAAGGGACTTTGTTACAGTCTGCACTTCAGACAACTTGTCGGCCAACGAACTTGCTTCATCCTTGACCTTCCTCAATTCTTGTGCCACTTCCGTATTTGCAAGAACAAGGTCACTGAGATATCCAACAAGCCATTTCACCTTTTCTATAGGCTCTTCAAAAACCAAATCGGTTGGAGCAGCGATGCCTTGAATAGACTCCACAACTCTTTGGTGTCTAAGGTTGCTCTCTGCTAAGAACTGCTTGAGTTGATCAGCGTGTTCCTGTGTAGCAGCAAGATCAGTCTCCGATTGAGAAATGTGATCCACATCAAGCGACAATCTTTTGATTTGATCATGGCAATCATTATAGGCAGATATGTTCACCTGGAGTTCAGATTTCAACCGATCAATTTCAACATTCTTTTTGCTCAGAGATCCTTTCAGATTTTCCCGTTCTTGGAAAAGCCCCTTGCCTTTTTTAACAGCCATTGATAACTTCTCCCTGAGCAAAGCGCAGTTCTTCTCCAGCTGCTCAAGATTTTCTGCATGAGAGCTTTTTCGTCCTCAAGCATATCAAATTCTCGAGTTGTCATTTGCAATTCGTTTGACATCTGATTCACCTCCATTCTGTAAAACATATGTTCCTCTAAAATTAGCTCACTTAGACTCACTTTGATATCTCTGATATATAGAAGACTCTGGAATCCTTCAAAGATTTCTGCTTCATCTAGATCTGATTTGACATGACATATTTTTTCCTGAATATTTGCGAGACAACAATCAATTATGGTCATCACCTCAAATTGATCCGAGTGATCCTCTTGTTCATCATTTGCAAGTCCAGATGCCTCGCGTAACGTACTTACTATTTGATCCTTTTCCAATGAAAGTTGATACTCCTTTCTCACAAAGGCTTCATAAAATTTTCTCAAGTTATCCAACTCCATTTTAAGGTATTTCTTTTCCCCAGATTTGGCTAACAGTGGTGTATTCAGTTGATCGATCGCATTTTCTGCAGCTTCCCTAGCTTTAGTTAGCTCACGCTGCAAATTTTCCTGAACTTCGTAACTGTTTTTCAAATCCTGCAATTTAGCTAGAAGATAGCTATTTTTTAGTGTTTATGCCAATATTAAAGTCGAGAAGCGATCAATATCCCCACTCGCAGCTTCTTTTGTTTGATCCATCTCATTTTGTAACTTCATAGCTTCTTGTTTGGACACATAAAATGACTCCGCAAGCCAACAGACACGGGAATTAAACGCATTAGATTCAATTGTTTCTGGAAAAGTTAAAAAAGATGATGCATAATTCATTTTATGGTATTGTAGATATAAACCCTTCAATGATTTGTTCTCATCTGCAAGCCATCTTAGTTTATCAGTAAAATCTAAAGGCTGCTGTTTACCCATTGCCACCACCTCTGATAATACTTCTGCACGTTTTTTAATTATGGTATCCTTTTCTGCAAGGGATTCCTGCAGTAAAGCTGCAGCCTCTAGAGCATCTGACTTTTCTTGCGGTTCAGTGAAACATTTTTTCAACTCGCTGGTTTTCTCAGCCAATGATAGCTTCAGCGAGTCTCTCTGCTGCACCAATGCGTTTCCTTTCGTCACAGCCATGCTAATCTTCTCTTTGGTGTTAGCATACTTTTTCTTCTCCTGTTCCAACGCAGCACTTAGATTCTCCATTTCTGCATTCACATTTTCaacaactgattgttgtttctCTAGTTGTTCCAGCAATTTCCTTATTTTCATCATCTAAATAGCTTAGATTTTGGATCAAATTATCTTCCTAACTTCTAAGTTCAAGAATTTTGTCATGTGTGATCACAAAAGTTTCTACTTCATCCGTTGTGTTGATATCTGATCCAACCGCAGTTAAACATGCCCTGAACTGGTCTGTTTCGGAAAGgaaaaaattatacattttgACTAAAAACAAAACTGACTTCTCAACATTAGATATTTTTTCTTCTAGTGCTCCTTCCAATAGCTCATCTTGATGGAGGGTCAGTAAAACAGAAGACAATATCCTGTTCACAATTTCCCCAATGTGTTGATCATTTGCACTACCAGATTCATTTAACTGAAACGAATTTTCATGCATTGACTCGGATAATTCAGCTACGTTGTATTTAgaaaatcaatttcccgatcTTTTCTACTTAGTACAGCATGTAGTTCTTCAACTTTTCCCTCACTGTGCAAAGGCTTGCTCAAAGCAGTGTTAATAAGCATGGAGCACTCACTAATCATCTCATTTAAGGAGGCACCAAATCCCAAGGTCTTCTCGTCCCAACCGTTGCTTTCATTTTGAAAATGATTCACTAATCGATCCTCATTTTCATTCAATAGGTGAAGAATGTTGCTCACTCAAAACCTTCAGTTGATAACAAAGGCGAGTAAGTCCTCTCCTAAACGCCACCATTTCTTCCTGCATAGAATAAAGGTTTTATTCAGGTCTATATACACAATCACATAGGTTAAAACAGGACAGATCAAACAAGAATGAACCTCGTATTCTTGTGCAAATTTATCCTTCTCAGCAACATTCTTTTCTTGCATATCACGATTCATATCCATCTCATTCATGAATTCTTTAACTTTATTCACACTATCTGATTCGTGAAACTGGTTATCCTGCACTTATTTCTTTTCCTGAGAATTCTGTTGGGATTGGAATTTTCTATCTCATCTTTTGCTGAGAATAATTCCTTTTCCTGAGAATTTTCAATCTCATCTTGGCAATCAACAAATGCATCCTCCCTTCCCCCATCATCTGCTTCCCTTGTCTCATTCGTCCCATAACTCACCTGCATAGAAAGATTCCTAACTTTAGGCACTGAATTGTAACGTTATTGTTAGCATATATAAACCTTCCATTTTCGAGAGTCCTAAAAACTGAAAGATAAAACAAGAAACCAATATTACCTCCGATAAAAAGCAAAAGTTCACGCTGAAGATAATTCTCAGCTATTATTTGAAGGATTGCGAACAACCACGACAACTCTATTGCTAAATCTGAATTCGCTCATTAAGGTACCAACCTGGCCATGTTTTCATCAAGAATCACCAAGAAATGCTGAAACACGATGATAGTCCCAAACACCCATATTCTGCATTACCGTTTTAAGAGTTATACTCTTCTTGATAAAAAAAACCAAATCATGCATTTTCTAAGAGATACAAAACATCTTATCACAAGCATTTATTCTAGAATTTCAGTACCTACGGGCTAACATAGAGTGTGTAGTTAGATATATAGGACATACTAACATATGTTGTTAAGATTAAGACTTGAACCTAACTCAACggcaaaagctagctcaagagggaggattgtccaagtccatatatacaactcccaaaTATTTAATACAGCCGATACATTTAACACACATCATCATGTCTAGGAATGAATAATTGAAACGTGAAATTTACAAGACATTATCGGATGGCTATAAGACAATCCAACCTATAACTGTGGTGGATCTGATTTCATGTTAAAGACTGAGATTTGAACCTAACACAACTCAAAAACTAGCACAAAGATTGTCTAAGTCTATATATACAACTGACTTAATCAATGTGAGACACTTaacacatacatatacatatatatgttttGAGAAGGAATCACATATATTTCCATGAATTTACCTACACGAGGAACGGCAGAGACCAACATTCAAGTAACCAAATggaaatattgtttatttaaccaattttcaagaaaatgggCACCTGATCAGCAGAATCACCTACATTCTCAGCTGCTGCAGCAACTGCAGGTTCCACAGGGGAATAGTCTCCATCTTCCCCAGCTAAAGAGCCTTCTCTAAAATGATTATCAGACATTTCCATCAATCATAACATAGCGATAAAAATCCCATGAACCAATTCGCCTGTTTCACCGTTCTTATACCTACCCAGATCTAACAAAACACAAAAAGATCAATCTATACGCGCCAGAACTCATGAACATCCATTCTTGAAAATCATGTACCTTTTCAATACGCATGCGGCATGCGTATAAGAAAATACATAAGAACGAAACAGAAAGGGGAAACTGCAATAGAGGAAAAAGATTTCACCTTTTCCTTAAAAAAAACTCCGCGGGATTGGGAGACTGTAAAGATTGTGCATTTATTCGTTATAAGTGTAGTTTCCAGCATTGAATACAGGGAGACTTACATGAATCATGATTCATACGACACCGCATTTGGCAAGCAAAGGAAACTAAAAGGCCAAACGCTGACATTTTGATTCACTGTCTGGTCGGGTGGAAAAACCCACCAAAAAGAAATGACACGTCCCGGGTGAAAACGAGAAGTGTGAAATGGCTGTTGACCCGACCCATTTTAGGATATGGGTCAGAGTTGTACCGGAGGAAAAAGGAGAAAATATCCAAAATGGCGTCGCCCGGACTCGAACCGGAGACCTTCAGTGTGTTAGACTGACGTGATAACCAACTACACCACGACACCTCGGATGCCAAGATTCTCAGTTTCATATAATTTTtcctataaaatattttttttaatttttatcttcTACGTTCCTGTTCGGGTTACTCAATCTGTTCTATTAATTTGAATTATCAGCATAAAATGTTCTAGATCGTTCAGAAATTATTGGAATCAAATTTCAAGCGATTGAAAAGAGTTTTTGTCTCAAAATGTAAGGATCGTGTTCGGGTTTTTTTCGGGTTGGTGTAGGGTACTAATTTTAGTAACCGGTCGGATTGAGGATACACGACATATattgaacaatttttttttaggtttcaaaatttttatgtataattaattattaaataaatgtttCTAAAAAGGAAACAAATGAAAAATCGAAAAATATTACCTGAACATTTCTGTATTTGAAGATGGatatgaatatttttattaaagatttttcgattTTTAGCGAAgaatgtcaaaaaaaaaaaaaaaccaagaaaAGTTCGGGTATCTAATCCAAAAAACCCGAACCTAACAAATGACAATATCCGATGCGAGTCTACACCCTTAAATTCATAAATATTGTGACTAAATATGAATTAATCGTTAATGAAACTCCATCAATTGAAATTTTGGCCAACTTCTCTGCATCTTGGTATTAATTTGAAACAAACATCCATTCGACCCATACTTGGGAACTTACATATCAGTGACTTCCATTGTACACATCGATTGAGATCCTCAAACTAATTTTCtaattttgataaataaaatgttGAGAAAAACGAAATCAAAATTTTCCGACATCATAACAAAAAATACAATAGTGGGAAGTACGATTTGATTCAAACTTTAATGAgtatgtctcatgtgagaccgtctcacggatctcaatctgtgataTGGGTCAACCctgcccatattcacaataaatagtaagacaaaaacttgtgtgagacggtctcacgggtcatattttggatccgtgaaacggtctcacatgagacctactcaaataGTAATACTCTTAGTGTATGTTTGGTGTGTGTGATAAGTAAATGATAGATTATTAAACTCATGTTTGTCTCATTTTTTATGGGTCCAATTAATCAAGAAGTTcatgataaaaaaaacataCTTGCTTAAAAAGATATCACATTGTTTTGGAGGGATTGACAATCCAATTGTATATCCTTACATTGAGTTTTGACATCAATCCAATTAATTATCCTATCCTACACACCAAACATAgccttagtataaaaagtaatatattttcatggattatccaaataaagatctgtctcacaaaatatgacccgtgagaccgtctcacacaagtttttgccaacttTAATATATAGAGCTGCCAATGGGTCAGATTACCCCACCCAACCGCGAAAATGGGGCAAGATATGCCGTCAAtctaaaagagaaaaaaaaacaaacaagtaTTGTCACGCGCCGAGCCCGGGCCCGGGCCCGCGGCTGCGTGagtgcacaatgggcccctatagcaactacttcgtattcgtcctcgctttacgaaaatgattaacccaagttgctatagaatcCATTGTAGCACTTTATAaagtcattttaaatatttaatttttcagatgtgggacaaaggtatcacaatcacccctccttcagaacgcgacgtcctcgtcaCGGCCTGACctctcgatccaccagcaccgagaatctagaggtggctcccgtcatgtagcactttgtcccgcaggttcaagaggtggctcccatgcacgtagcactttgccccgcatagcacttatttctcggtgttccatgccggtgaccggctctgataccattctgtcacgccccgagcccggcccgggcccgcggctgcgtgactgcacaatggacccctatagcaactacttcgtattcgtcctcgctttacgaaaatgattaacccaagttgctatagaagtccattgtagcactttataaactcattttaaatctttaatttttcagaTGTGGGACAAAGGTATCACAAGTatcgaaaaaaaaatatgaaaaaatttcaatatttgagatttcaaacaaaaatattaatacGTTATAAAATAAAACGTAATCAATATCACAATCAAAAAAGGCATATGAGATTTCATTGATACAAATtacattttatataaaaaaattatacaccCAAATAATAtgaataacataaataaaaacttaattataaaaatattaaaaacacATCAAATATTAGTTTCAAATTATCAAAATATATACTCTAAAAGTAAGTATCTTGATGCAACAATTCACAAAAAAATTGATgaagatttatttaatttttctaaaaaactgTCTGTCGGCCCTCCGTCTCGTCTCAACCAGCAACCCAAACGGGTTGACATATTTTAACCTACCTCCAAACATGCCACTAAAATCGTAAACTAACCAACCTATTTTTCATAGTAAGATGTGTCGGCTTGACAGACCCTGTCTATTTTGACGACTCTAAATATATGTGGACAAGGTTAGAGAGATTTaaaatttgttgcaaaaatgataTTGAAATAGTAGAATTCTTATATTTTTCGTCCAATGAACAATTACTTATACAAGTAGGATAATTTGTAAAACTTTATTCGTGCATCGCTAACAAGATCACAAAGTTGTACCTAATTTGTATAGTATAGAATCACATGATAAACTTGAAAATATCTCCATTATTCACAGTTGATGATCTTCTCAAGAATTACATCACCAAAATCGAAAATGCAGACGAGCTATCCTCAAGCAACTTAGCCTGCGAATCATACTTGATAACCTTCCATTTGTCTCACACTCCAAATTCCAATTCTCTCCATCTTTAGCAAAGTTCGTCAGAAGCATTTGATCTTCCTTCACATTTTCAGCAAGATGACATTTGTGTAAAATCGGTCACTTTGCACCTGAAagttgttattttaaatgtttatggttaAAACCCCTTGCATCCCATATCTCTTGATCTTCATGTTCTTGTATAGGATCAAGATTAATTCTCACGGTTTCTGAAACAAAACTGGATCTTGAAGTATTATACTCAATCGAGTCCTTAAATTTCTCAGACCGATCTTTGAAATGTCTATGCTATGGATCAAAAAATGCCTTCTCACTCAGTTCTTCGAAGGATAACAAGCAGAAGGCACTCAAAATAAtctttcgtagaaaccgattaaacactttggtaaaacatttaaaagatatgtaagTTGAAATgggtaaaaaaaattgttatagtgttttatcaaacacttggaatgcaatattttgttatttgaaatataaataaaatgcatCAACAATGCATATggaaaaaaatatcaataataagtaaatacGATAAATAAATATACACGAATTTGTTATGCATGTTCAGAGATTACTAATTCATATGTCACCTTTTCTTCCCCTTAAAAAAGAatccactaaaatactttgatttaTAGTACTCCTTGTACAAACTCATTTCGACTTAGACTCATCCATTGCCTGATATAAACTCTTAGCACACTCTCGATCGTAAATCTCAGCATCACAATTTGCATAATATTTAATGTCTCTTATGTCGAGACTACAAGCACAATTTTAATGTTtttgtgtgaagactcactCATCTAAAATTTAAATTCCAACTCTCATGTGTATGTGtagtgtgagtgattgtgtgtgaggatttttacagtatatgtatatataaaatgTATCATCGCTAAAGCCGTCAATTTATGTTGAGCTCGTTGGGTCGGTCTGCCCCACCACACAATTTATGAGGGTTGGGTTGAAATTTTTCAACCCATTTAAAGGGGGGTCTAGATAGGGCATCCGTGCGGGTCATGGGCCAGCCCGAGACGAGCTGGGGTTGGCCCGCAGGCtcggaaagaaaaaaaatttatattatggATTTATGGtaatatatgtattttttaatgaaagttatgaattttttgtattaattactttgtataaaatataaacgtgtaatattaataattagatattttattcatattttttataaatatttatttatgtaatcaatgaattttatttatttatttttatttttttgtaggtCGGCCCACCTAATCCGTCCCACTTTGGGTTGGGGATTTCCATCCCGCCGATATGGAGAGGCGGCGGGGCACCCCACCAAATGACAATTGTAATCATTGTACTTGGGTATGCTCTAACTCTAGCAAATTTCTTCATTTAGTCTGCTTATATTTTGAATCTCTTTCCAAAGTTTGTATTTGATTTTCAAACTATtatatttataggctccaagaATGATATGTATGTTAGACACGAGAATATCACTGTTTATGAAG containing:
- the LOC140808297 gene encoding uncharacterized protein, whose protein sequence is MAVKKGKGLFQERENLKGSLSKKNVEIDRLKSELQVNISAYNDCHDQIKRLSLDVDHISQSETDLAATQEHADQLKQFLAESNLRHQRVVESIQGIAAPTDLVFEEPIEKVKWLVGYLSDLVLANTEVAQELRKVKDEASSLADKLSEVQTVTKSLEDALSMAENNISLLLDEKRELAVSKALLEERLDREKEEASSHTSKFEEMFASKRTFEDALSLAENNISHFMNDRDIAIESRTLAEEQIQILREETAVHIRKLADTDKTIRSLEVALSQAHENVSQLSEGNSKVRIGREGLDNEIKKLREEADSQSTKLADAFATIKWL